A genomic stretch from Chitinophaga agri includes:
- a CDS encoding HAMP domain-containing sensor histidine kinase, whose translation MRLKTKLSIGIGFLFIAILISGILGIYSIHQLKKDARLILEDNYETLVYGNNMLALMDMTPFDSSVISMFEANLLKQEANITEPGEAAATGAVRGIFEQLKRMPDNDSLQTLIRRKIYQINTENQQAIFRKNSMAESNARRFSNFMMVIFGFLSLIAFTLAVNFPGIISEPVKALSDGIKAIVNKDYSKRIRISQHDEFGELAQAFNSMAEKLDEYEHSNLAKIKFEKSRIDTIINQMNDGIIGLDENRNLLFLNKVAEKLLGLREVEIMGQYAPDIAVNNDLMRSLLKTDNPTKELKIFADQKESYFHLDILNVTNNEKVIGQVIVLRNITPFHELNEAKTNFIATISHELKTPIASIKMSAQLLTDDRVGHVNKEQEELVKSISDDANRLLKITSELLNISQVETGHIQLKIEPVLPDIIIDNATNTVSALAQQKNIAIRINRHTNGHKIMTDPEKTAWVLTNFLTNAVKYSTEDAEIELTTHLRDNNVEFSVVDHGRGIEEKYLSRIFDRYFKVPGTPEKVGTGLGLSISREFIEAQGGKIWVDSKLGEGSTFGFSLPLSTLA comes from the coding sequence ATGCGCCTCAAGACGAAATTAAGTATAGGTATCGGATTTCTGTTTATCGCCATCCTCATATCCGGCATCCTGGGTATCTATTCCATACACCAGCTGAAAAAAGATGCGCGCCTCATTCTGGAAGACAACTACGAAACACTGGTATATGGCAATAATATGCTGGCGCTGATGGATATGACACCATTCGACTCGTCTGTCATTTCCATGTTTGAAGCAAACCTTCTCAAACAGGAGGCGAATATCACCGAACCGGGCGAAGCGGCCGCCACCGGCGCAGTGCGGGGTATCTTTGAACAGCTGAAACGTATGCCCGATAATGACTCCCTCCAGACGCTCATCCGCAGAAAAATATACCAGATCAATACAGAGAACCAGCAGGCGATTTTCAGGAAGAACAGTATGGCAGAAAGCAACGCAAGGCGCTTTAGCAATTTCATGATGGTGATCTTCGGATTCCTGTCGCTGATCGCATTTACACTGGCAGTGAACTTTCCGGGTATTATCAGTGAGCCTGTTAAGGCATTATCCGATGGTATTAAAGCAATCGTGAATAAGGACTACTCCAAACGTATCCGCATCTCCCAGCATGATGAATTTGGTGAACTGGCACAGGCATTCAATAGCATGGCCGAGAAGCTGGATGAGTATGAACATAGTAACCTGGCAAAGATCAAGTTTGAGAAGAGTCGTATTGATACTATCATCAACCAGATGAACGATGGTATTATCGGACTTGATGAGAACAGAAACCTGCTGTTCCTCAATAAAGTTGCGGAAAAGCTGCTGGGTTTACGGGAAGTAGAGATCATGGGGCAATATGCACCGGATATTGCGGTGAACAATGACCTGATGCGTAGCTTGCTGAAGACAGACAATCCCACTAAAGAACTGAAGATCTTCGCCGATCAGAAAGAGAGCTACTTCCACCTGGACATACTGAATGTCACCAATAATGAGAAGGTGATCGGTCAGGTGATCGTACTGCGTAATATCACCCCTTTCCATGAACTGAATGAAGCAAAGACCAACTTTATTGCCACGATTTCACATGAACTAAAAACACCTATAGCCTCTATCAAGATGAGTGCACAGCTGCTCACTGACGACCGTGTGGGTCACGTCAATAAAGAGCAGGAGGAACTGGTAAAAAGCATTTCAGATGATGCAAACCGGTTACTGAAGATCACAAGTGAACTGCTGAATATCAGCCAGGTGGAAACGGGACATATACAACTGAAAATAGAGCCGGTATTGCCGGATATTATAATAGACAACGCTACCAATACCGTAAGTGCACTGGCACAACAGAAGAATATCGCCATACGCATAAACAGGCATACCAATGGCCACAAGATCATGACTGATCCGGAAAAAACGGCCTGGGTGCTGACGAACTTCCTGACAAATGCGGTGAAGTATTCTACGGAAGACGCTGAGATCGAACTGACGACCCACCTCAGAGATAATAATGTGGAGTTTTCTGTAGTGGACCATGGAAGGGGCATCGAGGAGAAATACCTGTCCAGGATATTTGACCGGTATTTTAAGGTACCGGGAACACCGGAAAAGGTGGGTACCGGGTTAGGGCTATCTATTTCCAGGGAGTTTATTGAGGCACAGGGTGGAAAAATCTGGGTGGATAGTAAGTTGGGAGAAGGGAGTACGTTCGGGTTTAGTCTGCCGTTGTCTACTTTGGCATAA
- a CDS encoding ABC transporter permease encodes MLINYVRTAWRSLLRTKRFSVINISGLAVGMAGAALVFLWVWNEISFDQFHVNRDRLYEVYGLAQIDQKLTPINQTGQPLAPALKKDYPEVSASTRFAEVSSLVLSAGDQQFAGIKGAMTDHEFLGMFSFPLRQGSQRSLLNGVNDIVITERLAAKLFDGEPALNKIVKIDSADYFRVAAVLKDLPSNTRFNFDYLLPWSYMKRAGRDNDSWLSNNVSTFVLLNPDVNVPAFGERMKDMGRRYAGRNDIWTYFLFPLEKWHLYANFENGQPVGGRITVVRLFAIVATLILLIACINFVNLSTARSERRAREVGIRKVAGAGKSLVFVQFMTEALLTAFIAGCIAMLILQCALPYFNVLINSQLSIPYNSLMFWSSAGIFILLTGMLAGCYPAFYLSAFQPVSVLKGGFKRREGAFSPRKALVVMQFTIAIILIISTIVIRNQIVYAQERERGYQMQRLINIDFTGDIQHNYSAIRQELLGSGVATSVTKTMSLITQRAANTWGLTWEGKPAGFDETIALYSADEGLVRTVGLTLLAGRDIDIQRYPTDSFAVLLNETAVKTMGFKDPVGQVLRETTDGKPWHVVGVVKDYVVGSSYEKVPPVVIQGPGSWFNTMHIRLNDAQTLTASLQKTEAIFKRFNPGYPFTYQFVDQEYAMKFDGEERMKMMAGMFAALAIFISCLGLLGLSAFMAESRVKEIGVRKALGASVFSITRLLTADFLRLVLLALILAAPIAWLIMRSWLNGFAYRMTISWVVFAAAGLLVIVITLFTVSFEVIRAALISPVKSLRSE; translated from the coding sequence ATGCTCATCAACTATGTAAGAACTGCCTGGCGCAGTCTATTACGCACAAAGAGATTTTCTGTTATTAATATATCCGGTCTGGCCGTAGGTATGGCGGGTGCTGCACTCGTATTTCTCTGGGTATGGAATGAGATCAGTTTTGATCAGTTCCATGTCAACAGGGACAGACTATATGAAGTGTATGGTTTGGCGCAGATTGATCAGAAGCTTACACCCATTAACCAGACTGGACAGCCATTGGCACCTGCCCTGAAAAAAGACTATCCCGAGGTTTCAGCCAGCACCCGGTTTGCGGAAGTCAGCAGTCTGGTGTTGTCTGCAGGCGATCAACAGTTTGCTGGCATCAAAGGAGCGATGACTGACCATGAGTTCCTGGGTATGTTCAGTTTTCCTTTGCGACAGGGAAGCCAGCGTTCACTCCTGAATGGTGTAAATGACATCGTGATCACAGAACGGCTGGCGGCCAAACTATTCGATGGTGAACCTGCACTCAATAAGATCGTAAAGATCGACTCTGCCGATTATTTCCGCGTAGCGGCCGTTCTGAAAGATCTGCCGTCCAATACCCGTTTTAACTTTGACTACCTCTTACCCTGGAGCTATATGAAACGGGCCGGACGAGATAATGACAGCTGGTTGAGCAATAACGTCTCCACTTTTGTGCTGCTGAACCCAGATGTGAATGTGCCTGCCTTTGGTGAGAGAATGAAAGACATGGGCAGGCGTTACGCAGGCAGGAACGATATATGGACATATTTCCTTTTTCCACTGGAGAAATGGCACCTGTATGCCAACTTTGAAAATGGGCAACCTGTTGGCGGACGTATCACTGTCGTACGCTTGTTCGCTATAGTAGCGACGCTCATCCTACTCATTGCCTGTATCAATTTTGTCAATCTCAGTACTGCCAGAAGTGAACGGCGGGCGAGAGAAGTCGGTATCAGGAAAGTAGCTGGTGCAGGTAAGTCTCTGGTATTTGTGCAGTTTATGACGGAAGCGTTACTCACGGCCTTCATCGCCGGCTGTATTGCAATGCTCATTTTGCAGTGTGCCCTGCCTTACTTCAATGTGCTGATCAATAGTCAGCTGTCCATTCCGTATAATAGTTTGATGTTCTGGAGCAGTGCAGGTATTTTTATCCTGCTGACAGGCATGCTGGCTGGTTGTTATCCTGCTTTTTACCTTTCTGCATTCCAGCCGGTGAGCGTACTGAAAGGTGGTTTTAAGCGAAGGGAGGGCGCTTTCTCCCCCAGAAAAGCACTTGTAGTAATGCAGTTTACCATTGCCATTATCCTGATCATATCTACTATTGTTATCCGTAACCAAATTGTGTATGCACAGGAAAGAGAAAGGGGATATCAGATGCAGCGGCTTATCAATATTGACTTTACCGGAGATATTCAGCATAACTACAGCGCAATCCGGCAGGAGCTGCTTGGTTCAGGTGTGGCCACGTCTGTAACAAAAACAATGTCTCTCATTACCCAGCGTGCAGCTAATACCTGGGGACTTACCTGGGAAGGTAAACCAGCCGGATTTGATGAAACAATAGCGCTTTACAGTGCAGACGAAGGGCTGGTACGTACTGTTGGACTAACCTTATTAGCCGGGCGGGATATCGACATACAACGCTATCCCACGGATAGTTTCGCCGTGTTGCTCAATGAAACGGCTGTAAAGACAATGGGCTTCAAAGATCCGGTAGGGCAGGTGCTGCGTGAGACGACAGATGGCAAACCCTGGCATGTCGTGGGAGTGGTAAAGGATTATGTCGTGGGTTCTTCTTACGAGAAAGTGCCGCCCGTTGTGATACAGGGGCCAGGTAGCTGGTTCAATACCATGCATATCAGACTGAATGATGCGCAGACATTGACGGCGAGTCTACAGAAAACAGAAGCGATATTTAAACGGTTCAATCCTGGCTATCCTTTTACTTATCAGTTCGTTGATCAGGAATATGCAATGAAATTCGATGGGGAGGAACGTATGAAAATGATGGCAGGGATGTTTGCCGCACTCGCTATTTTTATCTCCTGTCTCGGTCTGCTCGGACTATCCGCTTTTATGGCTGAAAGCAGGGTAAAGGAAATAGGAGTTCGTAAAGCATTGGGGGCCTCCGTATTCAGTATCACCCGTTTACTGACAGCTGATTTCCTTAGACTCGTACTGTTAGCGCTGATACTCGCAGCGCCGATCGCCTGGTTGATCATGCGTTCTTGGCTGAATGGATTTGCCTATCGGATGACGATCAGCTGGGTGGTATTTGCGGCTGCCGGATTACTGGTGATAGTTATCACGTTGTTTACCGTGAGTTTTGAAGTGATCAGGGCCGCGTTGATCAGCCCTGTGAAAAGTCTGCGCAGCGAATAG
- a CDS encoding thioesterase family protein codes for MEYSKIYKVKEEHIDVQGIMDGLYYPFYMEWCRHDYIKEVLGFDFAEEAAKGVHMVLSQYTLKFLRSLKKDDEFTVTCGLFGDAAGQPRLHFKQAIVLNGKVMTTAVFTGTCVAATGGRPYLPAEMAEKVKDAPKLDVATLK; via the coding sequence ATGGAATATTCAAAAATCTATAAAGTAAAAGAAGAACATATTGACGTACAGGGAATCATGGACGGATTGTACTATCCTTTTTATATGGAATGGTGCAGACATGATTATATTAAGGAAGTACTGGGATTTGATTTCGCAGAAGAAGCTGCCAAAGGAGTACATATGGTGTTGTCTCAGTATACGCTGAAATTCTTACGCTCGCTGAAAAAGGATGACGAGTTCACTGTCACCTGTGGACTGTTTGGTGATGCTGCCGGACAGCCAAGACTGCACTTCAAACAGGCGATCGTGCTGAATGGAAAGGTAATGACCACGGCAGTGTTCACGGGGACCTGTGTAGCTGCTACCGGTGGAAGACCTTATCTGCCAGCGGAAATGGCTGAAAAGGTAAAGGATGCGCCTAAACTGGATGTGGCGACCCTGAAATAA
- a CDS encoding outer membrane beta-barrel protein: MKKYVFTAACLCASAMAMAQENVQPAAKVPFDGMNLTWINGQNRQSSSPLQLKDKDGEVILTGTVLTDAYFNYNFARPKDNTQTISAATGRANEFSINQASLGIESNYKNVIGRLWLQTGSMTHIVQETDGAVTRGRNTGTGNLKFIREAAAGYHFNYKYGLNIEAGIFMSYIGLESYVLQENWSYQRSMVCEFTPFYFQGARVQFYPTKKYKVELWLLNGWQTYNSWSKNIGFGNSNYYRPSENVQLVANFYYGNDTHVAGSNTLSKVRRFHHDNSIVARYFKNPASKGISQAAFSLNSHYGFQSGDGIKAKDNYMTGTSLTNRVWFNKNKLALTLRGDFVTNPGGYLAFVPAAPSAQPNAYDKAIASGKDLKMGQLSATFDIMPNDLVTFRFEFAHRNANVPYFAGSGGTTSQTGFTSDPVDPTWLPDLVKSENRLIWAVNFRL; the protein is encoded by the coding sequence ATGAAAAAGTATGTATTTACGGCTGCCTGCCTCTGTGCGAGTGCAATGGCCATGGCGCAGGAAAATGTTCAACCTGCAGCGAAAGTTCCTTTTGACGGCATGAACCTGACCTGGATCAATGGACAGAACAGGCAGTCCTCTTCTCCGTTACAACTGAAAGATAAGGACGGGGAGGTTATTCTCACTGGAACAGTACTGACAGACGCGTATTTTAACTACAACTTTGCACGTCCAAAGGACAACACGCAAACTATCTCTGCGGCTACCGGCAGGGCCAACGAATTTTCTATCAACCAGGCAAGCCTCGGTATTGAAAGCAATTACAAGAACGTGATCGGCCGTTTGTGGCTGCAGACTGGTAGTATGACGCACATCGTACAGGAAACAGATGGTGCAGTTACGAGAGGTCGTAATACGGGCACGGGCAACCTGAAATTTATCCGCGAAGCAGCTGCTGGTTACCATTTTAACTATAAATACGGTCTGAACATCGAGGCGGGTATCTTCATGAGCTATATCGGCCTGGAAAGCTATGTGCTGCAGGAAAACTGGAGCTACCAGCGTAGCATGGTCTGTGAGTTCACTCCTTTCTATTTTCAGGGTGCAAGGGTACAGTTCTATCCGACCAAAAAGTATAAAGTTGAACTGTGGTTGCTGAATGGCTGGCAGACCTACAACAGCTGGAGCAAAAACATCGGGTTCGGTAACTCTAACTACTACCGTCCTTCTGAGAACGTTCAGCTGGTCGCTAACTTCTACTATGGTAATGATACCCATGTAGCAGGCTCAAATACGCTTTCAAAAGTGCGCCGCTTCCATCATGATAACAGTATCGTAGCACGTTATTTTAAGAACCCGGCCTCCAAAGGTATTTCACAGGCTGCGTTCAGTCTGAACAGCCACTATGGATTCCAGTCAGGTGATGGTATAAAGGCAAAAGACAACTACATGACCGGTACGTCACTGACTAACCGCGTATGGTTTAATAAAAACAAACTGGCGTTGACCCTGAGAGGTGACTTTGTTACCAACCCAGGTGGCTATCTGGCATTCGTTCCAGCTGCACCAAGTGCACAGCCGAATGCTTACGATAAAGCGATCGCCTCCGGTAAAGATCTCAAAATGGGACAACTCAGTGCCACGTTTGATATAATGCCCAATGACCTCGTAACATTCCGTTTCGAATTTGCACACAGGAACGCCAACGTTCCTTACTTCGCAGGTAGCGGTGGTACAACTTCACAGACGGGTTTCACTTCCGATCCGGTAGATCCAACATGGTTACCCGACCTGGTTAAAAGCGAAAACCGCCTTATCTGGGCTGTAAACTTCAGATTGTAA